In Candidatus Firestonebacteria bacterium RIFOXYD2_FULL_39_29, a genomic segment contains:
- a CDS encoding phosphoenolpyruvate carboxykinase, with protein sequence MATPLEKWIVEIAELTKPDKVHWCDGSEKEARELVKIGIEKEKLNGHQVFTELNKETYPDSYLHRSHPNDVARSENLTFICHSDKEMTGPNNNWMEPKEAKAKMNALFSGCMKGKTMYVLPYMMGHPDSPYAKACVQVTDSVYVAVCMRIMTRLSKKVIEKIGNSDKFVKGIHSVGELDPNRRFIMHFPEEGLVMSYGSGYGGNALLGKKCFSLRIASYLGLQEGWLAEHMIIMGIEDPKGKVSYIVAALPSACGKTNLAMMQSTLPGYRIWTLGDDIAWINVGSDGRLYAINPEYGFFGVASGTSMKTNPNMMKTLRANKFYPTLYTNVGIDTDKNEPWWEGMSDIVPKNILDWQGNKYDGKSTAAHANSRFTVSVKNCETLSPEFDNPKGVPISAIIFGGRRSSLIPLVFESKSWEHGVFSGSIMGSETTSAAIGKAGVLRRDPMAMLPFCGYNMGDYFSHWLDIGNKMKNAPKIFFVNWFRTNEQGKFMWPGFGENIRIMKWILERVDGNGKTTKTPIGNVPDVNGFDMSGLNVSKADMEKLFAVNIKEWGEELKSIGEYYEKFGAKMPKELLAEYEAMVAEYKKSNN encoded by the coding sequence TTGGCAACACCGCTTGAAAAGTGGATAGTAGAGATAGCAGAACTTACAAAACCTGACAAGGTTCACTGGTGCGACGGCTCTGAAAAAGAAGCCAGGGAACTTGTAAAAATTGGGATTGAAAAAGAAAAACTTAACGGGCATCAAGTATTTACGGAATTAAATAAAGAAACCTACCCTGACAGTTATCTTCATAGAAGCCATCCAAATGATGTTGCGCGTTCGGAGAATCTTACTTTTATATGTCATTCCGATAAGGAAATGACAGGGCCAAATAATAACTGGATGGAGCCAAAAGAAGCTAAAGCCAAGATGAATGCTTTATTTTCCGGCTGTATGAAAGGAAAGACGATGTACGTCCTTCCATATATGATGGGTCATCCGGATTCACCCTATGCCAAGGCCTGCGTTCAGGTTACTGATTCTGTTTATGTCGCTGTTTGCATGAGAATAATGACAAGGCTTTCTAAAAAAGTCATAGAAAAAATAGGAAATTCTGATAAGTTTGTAAAAGGAATTCATTCTGTCGGTGAGCTTGACCCGAACAGAAGGTTCATTATGCATTTTCCTGAAGAGGGATTGGTCATGTCGTACGGCTCGGGCTATGGCGGAAATGCACTTCTCGGAAAAAAATGTTTTTCACTCAGGATTGCCTCGTATCTGGGGCTTCAAGAAGGCTGGCTTGCCGAGCATATGATAATAATGGGAATAGAAGATCCCAAAGGCAAGGTTTCTTATATAGTGGCCGCGCTTCCCTCTGCGTGCGGCAAGACAAATCTCGCGATGATGCAGTCGACACTTCCTGGTTATAGGATATGGACACTTGGTGATGATATTGCCTGGATTAATGTAGGTTCTGACGGAAGGCTTTACGCAATCAATCCCGAATACGGGTTCTTTGGCGTGGCTTCCGGGACCTCCATGAAGACAAATCCAAATATGATGAAAACCCTCCGTGCTAATAAATTCTATCCTACACTTTATACAAATGTAGGTATTGATACTGATAAGAATGAGCCGTGGTGGGAAGGCATGAGCGATATTGTCCCGAAAAATATCCTTGATTGGCAGGGTAATAAGTATGACGGGAAGTCAACAGCCGCGCACGCCAATTCAAGATTTACAGTATCCGTGAAGAATTGCGAGACACTTTCTCCTGAATTTGACAATCCGAAGGGTGTTCCGATCTCTGCGATTATATTCGGAGGAAGGCGAAGCTCGCTTATTCCTCTTGTATTTGAGAGCAAATCCTGGGAACACGGAGTATTTTCCGGTTCGATCATGGGTTCTGAGACCACCTCCGCAGCCATAGGCAAAGCAGGAGTTTTAAGAAGGGATCCGATGGCTATGCTTCCTTTTTGCGGTTATAATATGGGAGATTATTTCTCTCACTGGCTGGATATAGGAAATAAGATGAAAAATGCCCCGAAGATATTCTTCGTTAACTGGTTCCGTACCAATGAACAGGGCAAATTTATGTGGCCGGGTTTTGGCGAGAATATCCGGATAATGAAATGGATCCTGGAAAGGGTTGATGGCAATGGCAAAACGACAAAAACCCCGATAGGTAATGTTCCTGACGTTAACGGTTTTGATATGAGCGGATTGAATGTCTCCAAGGCGGATATGGAAAAGTTGTTTGCCGTAAATATTAAAGAATGGGGAGAGGAATTAAAAAGTATCGGCGAATACTACGAAAAGTTTGGCGCCAAAATGCCGAAGGAACTGCTGGCGGAGTATGAGGCGATGGTAGCAGAGTACAAGAAGAGTAATAACTAA